From the Fusobacterium ulcerans ATCC 49185 genome, the window TACATATATCTTTCCAGTTGGGCCATTTGAATAAATATATGCTTTGGATTGTTGTGTATCTGGAGAATGCATATATACAGCTGATTTATCTCCATTAACTATAATTGTTCCTTCATTATCTAAATAATTTGTTCTAAGTCCGCCATCTGTATGTGATGTTGTAAAAAAATACGCCGAATTTGTTCCATTTATTTCTACTTTACCTTTATTAACAAATAAAAGCTCCGTATTATCCTCGCCTTTAATTCCAGTATATGTCTGATACTCTCTCAATCTATCACGTGTTGCTGAAGTTATTAGCCCTTCTGCAACTCTATCATCTAAATTACCATTTACTATTCCCTCAGTTTCAAGATCAATAAGTTTAGCATTATTTGAATTAAAAGTTATTTTTACATTTTCTCCATAATATGAATATGGTACATTTAATAAAGTATGAAAAAAATCTTCATTTACAGTATATGTTCCATCTGTTGGTTTACTACCTTGAGGAGATGTTCCAGAAAATGCTTCTGCATCATAACCTGTTACTCCTACACTATAATTTCCTGAATTTCCATTTATAATATATTCTCCAGATTTTAAACTTATTTGAGATATTACTCCATCATTTCCATCCCACCAGAAGTATTGTACACTCGGATTTGCTCCACTTCCAGCTATTGATGGAGTTGAAATATTTATTGGAACTATTACTTGTATTGAAGGAGCTTTTGGAGGATTTATCATAGTTGGCTCATATCCTCCAGGTGCTGTAGGGGCACTTACTGTTATATTTTTTTCTGCTGGTGTTGTTGGTGTTGTTACTGTTGGTGCTGTTACATTTATTGAGGCAACTGCTCCAGGTGTAGTCACATTAATTGTTGGTGTTATAATTGAAGGAGGAGCTGTAGGTGAGTTTGGACTACTAGGTGTTATATTTGGTACTCCTGTAATTTGTGGTATTCCTATTGAAACATTAATTACTTTATTTATTTCAGGAAGTACTGGCACTACTGGTTTGATATTTGCTCCTACTTCTATTGTTTCTCTAAATACCTCAGTATCTACAGCCACTCCATTTCCTGCTATCAATTTATCTTTTCCTATGTTTCCTGTAGATTTTAATATACTTCTTCCACTTCTTGTTTCATAATGCTTGTTTATTGCATCTATTGTTTCTGAAAACTCTTTATCTGTTACATCTTTCATTTTTCCACTATCTAAATGCTGATAGCTGAAAAAAACTTGTGTACTGTTGAATAAAGGCTTAGAGTAAAAATCTCCCTTTCTTACAAGTTCCACAAAGTTTGAGTTGTATTCTTTTATTAATCTCTCATTTTCTACTATTTTTCTTTTTATTTCTTCCCGCTCTGTTTGTATTCTGCTTAAAAGATCTCCCTTACTTTCCTGTATCTCCTCTGCTGTTATTTCTGCTCCTAATGATATTCCTCCTATTATCATGAAAGATATTAAGAGTGCAAGAGAATAACTCACTTTTCTTTTTAGAAATCTTTTTAGAGATTTTTCAATATCGCCTTTTCTCATATATCTTTCCCCCTTAGTTTCCTATTCTTATTTTTTGTTCCATCTTATCTAGTCTGCTCAAGTATTCATTAAGCTTCTCATTTTCATGTAATAGAAGTTCAATCTCGCTGTTATTAGAATCAAATTCATCATATACTTCATCATATTTCTGACTTAAGAATACTCTTTTTTCATTTGGATTTATTCCTATTGCCTCTTCTAATTTCATGATTTCTTCTTCCTCTTCCCTTAAGAATGTCATTCTGTCTTTTCCTATTTTTAGTGCTTCTTTTGCTGCTGCCATTCTTGCTTCAGGTGTATTCTCACTTCTAAATACTTTTTCCTCAAGTGATTCATTCTGATTTCTTCTTATATCTTCAATTATTTTCTTCCCTTTTCTCTCTTCTTCCTTTGCAGCAGCAATTCTTGCTTTCTCAGCTTCTTCCTCTGCCTTCTTTGCATCTTCAATAGCTTTCTGTTTTGCCCTTTCCTCTGCCTTTATCTCTCTTCTTATCTCTTCCAAAACTTTCATTCCTTCTTTTTCACTTATTTCTTGCGCATGAAGACTTGTTCCTAATATAGACAAAAGAAAAATGCCTGCAATTATTTTTTTCATAAATCCTCCCTCTGTTTCTTTATTATTGATTAGTTTTTTATAAAGCTTTTATAAAAAATAAAGGCATTGTGAAATAAGAGCACAATACCTTTTCAATACTTAATGTTTATCTTAAACTTTTTAATTGGTTAAATTCGAATACTTTTCTCTCTTCTATTTTTACCTGTTTATCTATATCGCTTACAAATACTTGGTATTGCTTTAATATTTTTTTTACTTCTTCATTGTAAATACTTTTTCCTTCCATATTCATAAGCATTTGAGTTCTTTCATTACTCTTCCCTTTTAATGTCGTTAATAAATTCAAATTCTCCTGTGCTGTTTTTGCTATCATTTCTTCCTGCTTGAATCTCTCATTTTCCTTCTGCTCCAGCATCTTCAGTTCTGCCTCAAGTTGTGAGAATTTACTGTCTAATGTCATATCTGCTGCTGCTAGATTTGCTGATATTAATATTGCGCCTAATCCCAATAATATACTTTTTTTAATTTGCATAATTCTTTCTCCTTTGATTTAAAATATTTTTTTATTTACTTTTATTTGTTTTTAATGCTTCTAATTGTCTAAATCTATTAATTATATTTTCCTGCTCTTTCATTTGCGCTTCTAAATCTTTTAAAGCTGCTTGATATTTTGATGCAAGCTCTCCATATTGCTCTTTATAGAATTTCACATCTTTCATTTGATTTAATTTTGCTACTTTTTCTGATAATTGATTGTATATTTCTCTTTGTTTAGCCAAAGTTGATTGTGCTGCTTCTGCTATCTTTTTCTCTGTATTAAATTTTTCCTGCTCTTTTTGTATCAATAGATTGTATTCCTGTTCCAAACCTTTGAAACGCGCTTCAAGATTATCCACTTCTGCTCCCATCATTGATGCTGATAATACAATTGTTCCTAGTACTAATAGTTTTTTCATAAATCCCTCCAAAGTTTATTTTTTATTAAGTTCTTCTAGTAAATTTAATTTCTCTATTATTTCTTTTCTTCTCTCTTCCCCTATATTCTTATTTCCAAGTTCTTTATTCATTTTATTCAACTCTTCAAACAGTTCTTCTTTTGTCATTTTTTTAAGTCTTGCTTCCTCTTTCAGCTTCGCTTCTTCTCTCAATCTTTTTTCTTCTTTTATTCTTTCTTGTTCCCTTAATTTCTCCTGCTCTTTTAGCTTCTCTTGTGCTCTTATTTTTTCTTGTTCCTTTAACTTTTCTTCTTCCCTTGCTCTTTCTTGAGCTTTTAGTCTTTCCTGCTCTTTTATTTTTTCTTGTTCTCTTAACTTCTCTTGTTCTTTTAATTTATTCTTTTCCATTGCCAGGTTTAGTAATCTCTGCCTATTTTGATCCATATTTTCTGCACTTGGTCTGCTGTTTTGATTTGAACATCCTATCAATATTAAAGAAAGTAATAAAGAAGCTAACACTGCTTTTTTCATAGACATTTCCTCCATTTGCTAATTACTTTTATTTTCTTCTTCTACTTTTTCACTTTTTATTTTTTCTTCTTTTACTTCTTCTTTCATTATTTTTTCATCTTTTGCTTTTTCATCTTTTTTTACTTCTTCTTTATTTACTTTTTCATCTTTTATGATTCCTTCTGCTTTTAAAATATCATTGAGTTTATATTTTTCAATCACAGAATTATAGTAATCTACTTGAGCTTTTGTAAATTTTTCATTTGCTAAATTCTGATACAAAAGTGGAAGTGTCTCTTCTAATGTCTTGCTGTTATATCTTTCTTTATTTTTCTCATAATAATCTTGTACTTCTTTATCTGTTACAGCAGTTTTTGATTTCAGTTCTCTCTCTACAAAGTAATTAACCTTTAGATTTTCCTGAGCCTTTTTTATACTCTCTATCTCTTCTGGTGTATATTGCGCATTATCAGCTTCTATCACTAATGCTTTATACACTAGTATTTTCGCTATTTCATCTTTATCCAGTTGTTTTTCTTTATCTGTTAAAGTTATTTTTTCTTCTTTTTTCACTGAAGTATCCTTAGTTGAATCACATCCCACCATTATTACTCCAAGTATAAAAACACAAATAATTCTCTTAAATATTTTCATTGACATTTTCTATTTTTTCTCCTTTTATGTGTACTTATTAATCTATCTTTCCTCTTATTTCATTCATTAGTTGTTCATTTTTTTCTTGATATGTCATAGTTTTTGCCTCTTTCTCTTTAGATGTTTCCATATAGGCTTTTCTTCTCTGCTCTAGTATATATCTGGGATCATCTTTATTTATATTTTGACTTGAGCAACTTACAAAAAAAATACAGCATGGTATAACTGACAAAATAAATTTCTTCATATTTCTTTCTCCTTTAATTAAAATTATTTAGACATTTCATTTATTTTCTTTATTATATTTTTAGCTATAACAAATTTTACTGTTTTAGGTGGAGTTATTGTCATTCTTTCTCTAGTTGATGGATTACTTATGACCCTCTCCTTTTTTTGTAATATTTTAAATTTTCCCTTTTTTTGTAATTTTACTTCTCCATCTTTTAATAAACCAACTTTTAAAGTTTCAAAAAAAACTTCTAAATCCATTCTAGCTTCTTTTAAATTTTTTATTTCTCCATTATGAGAAGTTTTTTTTCTATATTCATTAATAAAACTTTTTTTATTCATTAGCTTTCACATTCCTTTTCATTAAGCAGTTTTTTTAAATTATCCCCAGCAGCAAATTTTATTATTTTTTTTGGAGGTATCATTTTCTTTTCAAGCATATAACTACTTTCCCCTTTCTTTTTAAATGGAAGAACAACTCTCCTTGGGTTAGTTTCTCTTAATTCAAACTTTCCAATTCCCTTAAAAATTACTTTTTTCTCTTTTAAAAGCGATTCTATAAGGGTTTCCCATATAGAATCTATTTTCTGTTTTGCTACTTTTGCTGATGCTATTTTTTCACCTTTTTCTCTATATAAATCTACATAGAGTCTTAAAAAATCTTTCTCCCTCATCTTTCCCCCTCTCTATTATTTTCTCTATTCCACGTTTTTTAAAGTGTTCTCGTTTATGTATAAATGCGAACACTTGCAAAAATATTTTTGTAATTTTATATTAAAAGAACGTTTATTTTGAAGAACTTTACTTTATACCAGTTGTTTTTTTTCAAAAAAAATCTTGACATTATTCATTAAGAAAGATATTATATACTCATTAAGAATATACATTTTTTTATTAGGAATTAAGAATGTTATAGTTAATTTTGTATGCTTGAAATTTTTCTTAAAAAGGTTCGCATTTATACATAAAGAAGAACTATAAGAAAATCCCTCTTTATTTTTGTCATTCTTTATTTTATTTACTGAGTAAAATTTTTTGTAATATAAAAAAATACAGAGATTTTACTCTCTGCATTTTATTTTTTCTTTCAGCTTCTATTCTGTTTTATCAACTGTTCCTCTATCCTTGTCATTCTCTCTTCTATCCTGTTTATTCCATCTGCAAGGGTTTTTATATTCTCCTTTCTGAATTTCTC encodes:
- a CDS encoding adhesion protein FadA; amino-acid sequence: MQIKKSILLGLGAILISANLAAADMTLDSKFSQLEAELKMLEQKENERFKQEEMIAKTAQENLNLLTTLKGKSNERTQMLMNMEGKSIYNEEVKKILKQYQVFVSDIDKQVKIEERKVFEFNQLKSLR
- a CDS encoding adhesion protein FadA, which produces MKKLLVLGTIVLSASMMGAEVDNLEARFKGLEQEYNLLIQKEQEKFNTEKKIAEAAQSTLAKQREIYNQLSEKVAKLNQMKDVKFYKEQYGELASKYQAALKDLEAQMKEQENIINRFRQLEALKTNKSK
- a CDS encoding HU family DNA-binding protein; translated protein: MNKKSFINEYRKKTSHNGEIKNLKEARMDLEVFFETLKVGLLKDGEVKLQKKGKFKILQKKERVISNPSTRERMTITPPKTVKFVIAKNIIKKINEMSK
- a CDS encoding HU family DNA-binding protein, whose protein sequence is MREKDFLRLYVDLYREKGEKIASAKVAKQKIDSIWETLIESLLKEKKVIFKGIGKFELRETNPRRVVLPFKKKGESSYMLEKKMIPPKKIIKFAAGDNLKKLLNEKECES